Proteins co-encoded in one Microcoleus sp. FACHB-831 genomic window:
- a CDS encoding histone deacetylase gives MDLPIIYHPDYVAALPEGHRFPMPKFSKLHDMLLADGVATPEQIHAPEPPPQQWIELVHTPEYAQAYYQGTLDAKAQRRIGLPWSPALVKRTCRAVGGTILTAQLALNCGLACNTAGGTHHAFPTYGSGFCIFNDLAISARVLQQLNLVQKILIVDLDVHQGDGTAFIFQGDRSVFTFSMHCEVNFPGTKQQSDLDVPLPVGMEDDEYLQTLANYLPDLLSEIKPDLVLYDAGVDPHAGDRLGKLSLTDTGIFRREMQVLSTCLAAGYPVACVIGGGYADDLDSLVYRHSLLHRAASEVYRQYRL, from the coding sequence ATGGACTTGCCAATAATTTACCACCCAGATTACGTCGCCGCACTACCAGAAGGGCATCGATTCCCCATGCCCAAATTTAGCAAACTCCACGATATGTTACTAGCTGATGGAGTCGCTACCCCAGAACAAATTCACGCGCCCGAACCCCCACCCCAACAGTGGATAGAATTAGTCCACACCCCCGAATACGCCCAAGCATACTATCAAGGAACTCTGGACGCCAAAGCACAGCGTCGCATCGGATTGCCTTGGAGTCCCGCACTCGTAAAACGAACTTGTAGGGCGGTAGGCGGTACAATTCTTACAGCCCAACTCGCACTAAATTGCGGTTTAGCTTGCAATACCGCAGGCGGTACTCACCACGCCTTCCCCACTTACGGATCTGGTTTCTGCATTTTCAACGATTTAGCGATTTCTGCCCGCGTTTTGCAACAGCTAAACCTTGTCCAAAAAATCCTTATCGTCGATTTAGATGTCCATCAAGGCGACGGTACTGCTTTTATCTTTCAAGGCGATCGCAGTGTCTTCACTTTCTCCATGCACTGCGAAGTCAACTTCCCTGGAACCAAACAACAAAGCGATCTCGATGTACCCTTACCTGTTGGCATGGAAGACGACGAATACTTGCAAACCTTGGCTAATTACTTACCAGATTTGTTGTCAGAAATCAAGCCAGATTTGGTACTTTACGATGCTGGCGTCGATCCTCATGCAGGCGATCGCTTGGGAAAACTTTCCCTTACCGATACAGGTATATTTCGCCGCGAAATGCAAGTATTAAGTACCTGTCTCGCCGCAGGCTATCCCGTCGCCTGCGTCATTGGCGGTGGTTACGCCGATGACCTTGATTCGCTTGTTTATCGCCACTCATTATTGCACCGCGCCGCCAGTGAAGTTTACCGCCAGTATCGCCTTTAA
- a CDS encoding carbon-nitrogen hydrolase family protein, whose translation MKSYLAAAIQMTSLPDVEKNLAQAEELIDLAVRQGAELVSLPENFSFLGMEDEKIAQASAIALETEKFLKTMAQRFQVTLLGGGFPVPVDSGKVYNTALLIDPSGQELARYQKVHLFDVNLPDGITYRESTTVQAGSQLPPVYPSANLGTLGLSVCYDVRFPELYRHLAHKGADIIFVPAAFTAYTGKDHWQILLQARAIENTCYVIAPAQTGRHYALRQTHGHAMIIDPWGVILADAGDAPGVAIAEINPARLEQVRRQMPSLQHRVFV comes from the coding sequence ATGAAGTCTTATCTCGCTGCTGCTATTCAAATGACCAGTCTGCCTGACGTGGAAAAAAACCTGGCTCAGGCAGAAGAACTGATCGATCTTGCCGTGCGGCAGGGTGCCGAGTTGGTAAGCTTGCCAGAAAATTTCTCATTTTTGGGAATGGAAGACGAGAAAATCGCACAAGCTAGTGCGATCGCCCTTGAAACTGAAAAATTTCTCAAAACAATGGCGCAGCGCTTCCAAGTCACCCTGCTAGGCGGCGGCTTCCCCGTACCAGTCGATAGCGGCAAAGTCTACAATACGGCTCTGCTAATCGACCCTAGCGGTCAAGAACTCGCCCGCTACCAGAAAGTCCACCTATTTGATGTCAACCTGCCCGATGGCATTACCTACCGCGAATCTACTACCGTTCAGGCTGGTTCTCAACTGCCACCAGTCTATCCTTCGGCAAATCTAGGTACGTTAGGACTCTCTGTTTGCTACGATGTCCGCTTCCCGGAACTTTACCGACATTTGGCGCACAAAGGAGCCGACATCATATTTGTCCCCGCTGCCTTTACCGCCTACACCGGGAAAGACCACTGGCAAATTCTGCTACAAGCAAGAGCGATTGAAAACACCTGCTACGTCATCGCTCCAGCGCAGACTGGCCGACACTACGCCCTGCGCCAGACTCACGGACACGCGATGATTATTGACCCTTGGGGCGTAATTTTAGCTGATGCTGGGGATGCGCCAGGAGTGGCGATCGCAGAAATTAACCCCGCCCGTCTAGAACAAGTGCGCCGCCAAATGCCCTCCCTGCAACATAGGGTTTTTGTTTAG
- a CDS encoding CHAT domain-containing protein, whose product MLRGIWRRLVRFLRRLLGIRGDNAVKIERLSDREYEQLFANLLTGVSQNWNQSQILQHLGDRVNDRFFKNWLREYGRKLRQLPDADHQLAWRMVNLSRVGCGEVGEIAADIGRDLLAKPVGKSGQDAKSIREDTNRRGAEEAEEREDRENIFNLESQDAEVWFDRGNDQYRAGNLIGAIASYDRAIEFKPDLHQAWLNRGSALENLGRFEDAIASSNRAIEIKPDFHEAWFNRGITLENLGRFEEAIAFYDRAIEFKPDFHEAWFNRGIALGNLGRFEDAIASFDKAIEVKHDIHDTWINRGVAAGNSRNYNPQAAMILQMQFPASPSVMLNPILARRGYEGELLSYQEGLKYCHEDTHPEGWGRLHQRIGDAHYFEGEGKSNYRGYWDKAVVEYKQALITLTAEDFPELHLDVLQDLIKPLLGLGQTTEADELRRRGTDLLRRLLNEKNRSEDSKKQLALKFAGFQQLTVDIAVQSGQLLQAIELAEEGKNSCLSWLLSAWGDEIPKPNYSDIKQLANSTTAIVYWHISPVALTTFLIASDAEEPLPIPARNGEGEESFQLTAASGELRGVKQLAEFEKWVKDWNADYTAYRKSEYKQGEATNNWQDKLPAAINRLGKILDIPAILSALSARNSISNLILIPHRDLHRFPLHTLFPDNLTITYLPSAQMGINLQLSSSSPVAGAIYEFPLLSVEHPKSENKDGEKLLPLPFAEIESEIICRMFSNTTRIAATEATKSKLQDALQQSHQIFHFTGHGSYNFNNPKLSALALSGKDRLAIEEILPLAFPDSSYQLVSLSACETAISGNQSITTEYVGLVSGFLRWGVAHVVTTLWTVESAASALVMMQFYRLLATNPPAEALAQALRWLRDLTVEDLTKFYQAEREKLPDDEGTIRPFLRRELKQLDRMEPGEKLYDHPYYWAAFTITGKIPEL is encoded by the coding sequence ATGCTTAGGGGAATTTGGCGGCGGTTGGTTCGATTCCTGCGGCGGTTGTTGGGTATTCGGGGAGATAATGCGGTAAAAATTGAAAGACTGAGCGATCGCGAATATGAACAGTTGTTCGCTAATCTTCTAACTGGAGTAAGTCAGAATTGGAATCAGTCGCAGATATTGCAACATTTGGGAGATCGAGTAAACGATCGCTTCTTCAAAAATTGGCTGCGTGAATATGGAAGAAAATTGCGGCAATTGCCAGATGCAGATCATCAGCTAGCGTGGCGGATGGTGAATTTGAGTCGTGTGGGTTGTGGGGAAGTTGGCGAAATTGCTGCTGATATTGGTAGAGATTTGTTAGCGAAACCAGTTGGGAAAAGCGGGCAAGATGCAAAGTCTATAAGAGAAGATACAAACCGCAGAGGCGCAGAGGAAGCAGAGGAAAGAGAGGATAGAGAGAATATCTTTAACTTGGAATCTCAAGATGCAGAAGTATGGTTTGATCGAGGCAACGATCAATATAGGGCGGGGAATCTTATAGGGGCGATCGCCTCTTACGATCGAGCTATAGAATTCAAACCCGACTTGCACCAAGCTTGGCTTAACCGGGGAAGTGCGTTGGAGAATTTAGGGCGATTTGAAGATGCGATCGCTTCTTCAAATCGAGCTATAGAAATCAAGCCCGACTTCCACGAAGCTTGGTTTAACCGGGGAATTACGTTGGAAAATTTAGGGCGATTTGAAGAAGCGATCGCTTTTTACGATCGAGCTATAGAATTCAAACCCGACTTCCACGAAGCTTGGTTTAACCGGGGAATTGCGTTGGGAAATTTAGGGCGATTTGAAGATGCGATCGCTTCTTTTGATAAAGCTATAGAAGTCAAACACGACATCCACGACACTTGGATTAACCGAGGAGTTGCTGCGGGGAATTCGCGTAACTATAACCCCCAAGCAGCTATGATTTTGCAGATGCAATTCCCCGCTTCTCCATCAGTGATGCTAAATCCGATTCTGGCTCGACGCGGCTATGAAGGAGAGTTGTTGAGTTATCAAGAAGGCTTAAAATATTGCCACGAAGACACCCACCCCGAAGGCTGGGGAAGGTTGCATCAACGTATTGGTGACGCGCACTATTTTGAAGGGGAAGGAAAATCAAATTATCGCGGCTATTGGGATAAAGCTGTAGTTGAGTATAAGCAAGCCCTAATTACTCTTACAGCAGAAGATTTTCCTGAGTTGCATCTCGATGTTTTGCAAGATTTAATTAAACCTCTCTTAGGTTTGGGGCAAACAACTGAAGCAGACGAATTAAGGCGACGCGGTACAGATTTATTGCGGCGTTTGCTGAATGAAAAAAATCGCTCAGAAGATAGTAAAAAACAGCTAGCTCTTAAATTTGCGGGTTTTCAGCAGTTGACGGTTGATATAGCCGTTCAGTCTGGGCAACTCTTGCAGGCGATTGAGTTAGCAGAAGAAGGCAAAAATTCTTGTTTGAGTTGGCTGTTGTCTGCGTGGGGTGATGAGATTCCCAAACCCAATTACTCAGATATTAAACAACTGGCGAATTCCACTACTGCAATAGTTTACTGGCATATTAGCCCAGTCGCGCTGACAACATTTTTGATTGCAAGCGATGCAGAAGAACCCCTCCCCATCCCTGCGCGAAACGGGGAAGGAGAAGAAAGTTTCCAGCTTACCGCCGCTTCGGGGGAATTGAGGGGGGTTAAACAACTAGCAGAGTTTGAAAAATGGGTGAAGGATTGGAATGCAGATTACACCGCTTATCGCAAATCTGAATATAAGCAAGGGGAAGCCACAAACAACTGGCAAGATAAATTGCCCGCTGCGATAAATCGCCTGGGGAAAATCCTCGATATTCCAGCAATTTTATCTGCTTTATCCGCACGCAACAGCATTAGTAATCTGATATTAATTCCTCACCGCGATTTGCACCGCTTCCCCCTGCATACACTGTTTCCAGATAACTTGACTATTACTTATCTTCCCAGCGCCCAAATGGGAATTAATCTGCAATTATCATCAAGCTCCCCAGTGGCGGGGGCAATTTATGAATTTCCCCTACTTAGCGTCGAACATCCCAAAAGTGAAAATAAAGACGGCGAAAAACTTTTACCCCTGCCTTTTGCCGAGATTGAATCTGAAATTATCTGTCGGATGTTCTCCAATACCACCCGCATCGCCGCCACAGAAGCTACTAAAAGTAAATTACAAGATGCGCTGCAACAATCTCACCAAATTTTCCACTTTACAGGGCATGGCAGCTACAATTTTAATAATCCCAAACTCTCTGCTTTGGCGCTTAGTGGAAAAGATAGATTAGCTATAGAAGAAATTCTACCCCTTGCCTTCCCAGATTCTAGCTATCAGTTAGTTAGCCTTTCTGCTTGCGAAACCGCGATTAGTGGCAATCAATCTATTACAACTGAATATGTTGGTTTAGTCAGTGGCTTTCTGCGTTGGGGTGTCGCCCATGTTGTTACTACCTTGTGGACGGTTGAATCAGCCGCCAGCGCTTTAGTAATGATGCAATTCTATCGCTTGCTAGCCACAAATCCACCAGCAGAAGCGCTTGCACAAGCACTGCGCTGGCTGCGAGATTTGACTGTTGAGGATCTAACTAAATTCTATCAAGCGGAACGTGAAAAGCTTCCCGACGATGAGGGAACTATCCGCCCGTTTTTGAGAAGAGAGCTAAAGCAACTTGATAGAATGGAACCAGGGGAGAAACTTTACGACCATCCCTACTATTGGGCGGCGTTTACTATTACTGGCAAAATACCGGAGTTATGA